A genomic region of Cannabis sativa cultivar Pink pepper isolate KNU-18-1 chromosome 1, ASM2916894v1, whole genome shotgun sequence contains the following coding sequences:
- the LOC115707243 gene encoding farnesyl pyrophosphate synthase 1, translated as MADLKAKFLNVYSVLKSELLQDPAFEFTDISRQWVERMTDYNVPGGKLNRGLSVIDSYKLLKGEELTEEEIFLASALGWCIEWLQAYFLVLDDIMDNSHTRRGQPCWYKVPKVGMIAANDGVLLRNHIFRILKNHFKDKPYYVDLLDLFNEVEFQTASGQMLDLISSEGENDLSKFSLSLHRRIVQYKTAYYSFYLSVACALLMSGENLEDHVDVKNILVQMGIYFQVQDDYLDCFVDPKILGKIGTDIEDFKCSWLVVKALELSNEEQKKILNENYGKADPEKVAKVKALYKELDLEGEFADYESKSYEKLITSIESHPSKAVQAVLKSFLGKIYKRQK; from the exons ATGGCGGATCTAAAGGCCAAGTTCTTGAATGTCTACTCCGTTTTGAAATCAGAGCTCCTTCAAGATCCAGCTTTCGAATTCACTGATATTTCTCGTCAATGGGTGGAGCGG ATGACAGACTACAATGTTCCTGGAG GGAAATTAAACCGAGGCCTATCGGTTATCGACAGCTACAAGCTGTTGAAAGGAGAAGAGTTGACTGAAGAGGAGATCTTTCTAGCCAGTGCTCTTGGTTGGTGCATTGAATGG CTGCAAGCATACTTTCTGGTTCTTGATGACATTATGGACAACTCACACACGCGGCGTGGCCAGCCTTGCTGGTATAAAGTTCCCAAG GTTGGAATGATTGCAGCAAATGATGGGGTTTTACTTAGAAACCATATTTTCAGAATTCTTAAGAATCACTTCAAGGACAAGCCATACTACGTTGATCTGCTTGATTTGTTCAATGAG GTGGAGTTCCAAACCGCTTCAGGACAAATGCTAGACTTAATTTCGAGTGAAGGGGAAAATGATCTATCGAAATTCTCATTGTCACT TCACCGCCGCATTGTTCAGTACAAAACTGCCTATTATTCATTTTACCTTTCA GTTGCATGTGCATTGCTTATGTCAGGGGAAAATCTAGAAGACCATGTTGATGTCAAGAACATTCTTGTTCAGATGGGAATCTACTTTCAAGTACAG GACGACTATTTGGATTGCTTTGTTGATCCTAAGATCCTTGGTAAG ATAGGAACAGACATTGAGGATTTCAAGTGTTCTTGGTTGGTTGTTAAAGCATTGGAGCTCAGCAATGAGGaacaaaagaaaatattaaat GAGAACTATGGCAAGGCAGACCCGGAAAAAGTAGCTAAAGTAAAAGCCCTCTACAAGGAGCTTGATCTTGAG GGTGAATTTGCAGACTACGAGAGCAAGAGCTACGAGAAGCTGATCACATCTATTGAATCTCACCCCAGCAAAGCTGTGCAAGCAGTGTTGAAGTCTTTCTTGGGTAAGATATACAAAAGGCAGAAATAG
- the LOC115707244 gene encoding phosphoglycolate phosphatase 2 isoform X1, which yields MFKMESSSTSTHQLSAHNIGDLIDSVDAFLFDCDGVIWKGDFLIYGVRHTLDWLRSKGKKLVFVTNNSTKSRSQYAKKFQSLGISVSQDEIFSSSFAAAMFLKVHKFPQDKKVYVIGGEGILEELQLAGFTGFGGPEDDEKLAELKPNSLFEHDKSVGAVVVGLDPRINYYKLQYGTLCIRENPGCVFIATNRDSVGHMTNLQEWPGAGCMVAAICGSTQKEPIVVGKPSTFMMDFLLERYNISCSRMCMVGDGLDTDILFGRNAGCKTLLVLSGVTTLPTLEDPSNTIQPDYYTSKVSDIFDLMASLASIRLEHVVLHNETEPTQKSKLKWSKEATTLLISAWLNTSKDNIVGNDQISRRFWDRIAKYFNTNCKGEERRSGKQCKDHWNKMNQKVVRFNSCYKQVQQAHHSDWSGEQIIENAHDMYKSENNNSNFLLMHCWRLLKDESKWNTVYQPQGGKRTKLSESGEYTSSSNADISDHEVSEVRQKAAKRKEKENHEQHATFYDISERKAEALEKLLAIEKEKTMTKYMDYLLMDTSHMTPEQKKDHEKLCIHIKTNILKY from the exons ATGTTCAAAATGGAGTCCTCATCAACTTCAACTCACCAACTCTCTGCTCACAACATCGGAGACCTCATCGATTCCGTCGATGCTTTTCTCTTCGACTGCGATG GTGTCATTTGGAAGGGCGACTTCCTCATTTATGGCGTCCGCCACACACTTGACTGGCTTCGATCAAAG GGAAAGAAGCTCGTGTTTGTTACCAACAACTCCACAAAATCAAGAAGCCAATATGCCAAAAAGTTCCAATCCCTCGGCATTTCAGTCAGCCAG GATGAGATATTCTCGTCCTCATTTGCAGCCGCTATGTTCTTGAAAGTCCATAAATTTCCCCAAGATAAGAAG GTCTATGTTATAGGCGGAGAAGGGATATTAGAAGAGTTGCAGCTAGCTGGATTTACAGGTTTTGGTGGCCCA GAAGATGATGAAAAGTTAGCAGAGTTGAAACCAAATTCTCTCTTTGAACACGATAAGAGT GTAGGAGCAGTTGTAGTTGGATTGGATCCACGTATCAACTATTACAAGCTTCA ATATGGAACACTATGCATTCGTGAGAATCCAGGATGCGTGTTCATTGCCACAAACCGAGACTCAGTGGGGCATATGACTAATTTACAAGAATGGCCAG GTGCTGGGTGCATGGTTGCAGCCATATGTGGATCAACTCAGAAGGAGCCTATTGTAGTTGGGAAACCCTCTACTTTCATGATGGACTTTTTGCTAGAAAG ATATAATATAAGCTGCTCCAGAATGTGTATGGTCGGTGACGGATTAGACACCGATATTTTGTTTGGGCGGAATGCTGGCTGCAAAACTCTCCTTGTTCTttcag GTGTGACAACCCTCCCTACCCTTGAAGATCCTTCAAATACTATCCAACCAGATTATTATACTAGCAAGGTGTCTGACATTTTTGACTTGATGGCGTCATTGGCATCAATAAGGTTGGAGCATGTGGTTCTACACAATGAAACGGAACCAACACAGAAAAGTAAACTCAAATGGAGCAAGGAAGCAACTACACTTTTGATAAGTGCATGGTTAAATACATCTAAGGATAACATTGTGGGGAATGATCAAATTTCTCGAAGATTCTGGGATCGGATCGCAAAATACTTCAACACCAACTGTAAAGGTGAGGAACGAAGATCTGGGAAGCAATGCAAAGACCATTGGAACAAGATGAATCAAAAGGTGGTACGTTTTAATAGCTGTTATAAACAAGTACAGCAAGCACATCATAGTGATTGGTCTGGTGAGCAAATTATTGAAAATGCTCATGATATGTATAAATCTGAAAATAACAACTCAAACTTTTTGTTGATGCACTGTTGGAGATTGCTAAAAGATGAATCGAAATGGAATACAGTCTACCAACCACAAGGTggtaagagaacaaagttgtcAGAATCAGGGGAATATACTTCATCGTCCAATGCAGACATTAGTGACCACGAAGTTTCTGAAGTGCGCCAGAAGGCGGCAAAgagaaaggaaaaggaaaatcaTGAGCAACATGCTACATTTTATGACATTAGTGAACGGAAAGCAGAAGCATTGGAGAAATTGTTGGCAATAGAGAAGGAAAAGACAATGACAAAATATATGGACTATCTCCTCATGGACACATCGCATATGACTCCAGAACAAAAAAAAGATCATGAAAAATTGTGTATTCATATTAAgactaatattttaaaatattaa
- the LOC115707244 gene encoding uncharacterized protein LOC115707244 isoform X2: MFKMESSSTSTHQLSAHNIGDLIDSVDAFLFDCDGVIWKGDFLIYGVRHTLDWLRSKGKKLVFVTNNSTKSRSQYAKKFQSLGISVSQVYVIGGEGILEELQLAGFTGFGGPEDDEKLAELKPNSLFEHDKSVGAVVVGLDPRINYYKLQYGTLCIRENPGCVFIATNRDSVGHMTNLQEWPGAGCMVAAICGSTQKEPIVVGKPSTFMMDFLLERYNISCSRMCMVGDGLDTDILFGRNAGCKTLLVLSGVTTLPTLEDPSNTIQPDYYTSKVSDIFDLMASLASIRLEHVVLHNETEPTQKSKLKWSKEATTLLISAWLNTSKDNIVGNDQISRRFWDRIAKYFNTNCKGEERRSGKQCKDHWNKMNQKVVRFNSCYKQVQQAHHSDWSGEQIIENAHDMYKSENNNSNFLLMHCWRLLKDESKWNTVYQPQGGKRTKLSESGEYTSSSNADISDHEVSEVRQKAAKRKEKENHEQHATFYDISERKAEALEKLLAIEKEKTMTKYMDYLLMDTSHMTPEQKKDHEKLCIHIKTNILKY, translated from the exons ATGTTCAAAATGGAGTCCTCATCAACTTCAACTCACCAACTCTCTGCTCACAACATCGGAGACCTCATCGATTCCGTCGATGCTTTTCTCTTCGACTGCGATG GTGTCATTTGGAAGGGCGACTTCCTCATTTATGGCGTCCGCCACACACTTGACTGGCTTCGATCAAAG GGAAAGAAGCTCGTGTTTGTTACCAACAACTCCACAAAATCAAGAAGCCAATATGCCAAAAAGTTCCAATCCCTCGGCATTTCAGTCAGCCAG GTCTATGTTATAGGCGGAGAAGGGATATTAGAAGAGTTGCAGCTAGCTGGATTTACAGGTTTTGGTGGCCCA GAAGATGATGAAAAGTTAGCAGAGTTGAAACCAAATTCTCTCTTTGAACACGATAAGAGT GTAGGAGCAGTTGTAGTTGGATTGGATCCACGTATCAACTATTACAAGCTTCA ATATGGAACACTATGCATTCGTGAGAATCCAGGATGCGTGTTCATTGCCACAAACCGAGACTCAGTGGGGCATATGACTAATTTACAAGAATGGCCAG GTGCTGGGTGCATGGTTGCAGCCATATGTGGATCAACTCAGAAGGAGCCTATTGTAGTTGGGAAACCCTCTACTTTCATGATGGACTTTTTGCTAGAAAG ATATAATATAAGCTGCTCCAGAATGTGTATGGTCGGTGACGGATTAGACACCGATATTTTGTTTGGGCGGAATGCTGGCTGCAAAACTCTCCTTGTTCTttcag GTGTGACAACCCTCCCTACCCTTGAAGATCCTTCAAATACTATCCAACCAGATTATTATACTAGCAAGGTGTCTGACATTTTTGACTTGATGGCGTCATTGGCATCAATAAGGTTGGAGCATGTGGTTCTACACAATGAAACGGAACCAACACAGAAAAGTAAACTCAAATGGAGCAAGGAAGCAACTACACTTTTGATAAGTGCATGGTTAAATACATCTAAGGATAACATTGTGGGGAATGATCAAATTTCTCGAAGATTCTGGGATCGGATCGCAAAATACTTCAACACCAACTGTAAAGGTGAGGAACGAAGATCTGGGAAGCAATGCAAAGACCATTGGAACAAGATGAATCAAAAGGTGGTACGTTTTAATAGCTGTTATAAACAAGTACAGCAAGCACATCATAGTGATTGGTCTGGTGAGCAAATTATTGAAAATGCTCATGATATGTATAAATCTGAAAATAACAACTCAAACTTTTTGTTGATGCACTGTTGGAGATTGCTAAAAGATGAATCGAAATGGAATACAGTCTACCAACCACAAGGTggtaagagaacaaagttgtcAGAATCAGGGGAATATACTTCATCGTCCAATGCAGACATTAGTGACCACGAAGTTTCTGAAGTGCGCCAGAAGGCGGCAAAgagaaaggaaaaggaaaatcaTGAGCAACATGCTACATTTTATGACATTAGTGAACGGAAAGCAGAAGCATTGGAGAAATTGTTGGCAATAGAGAAGGAAAAGACAATGACAAAATATATGGACTATCTCCTCATGGACACATCGCATATGACTCCAGAACAAAAAAAAGATCATGAAAAATTGTGTATTCATATTAAgactaatattttaaaatattaa
- the LOC115707245 gene encoding phosphoglycolate phosphatase 2-like — translation MNSSSPSTHQLSAHNIGHLIDSVDAFLFDCDGVIWKGDSLIDGVPHTLDWLRSKGKKLVFVTNNSTKSRSQYAKKFQSLGISVNQDEIFSSSFAAAMFLKVRKFPQDKKVYVIGGEGILEELQLAGFTGLGGPEDGEKTAELKPNSLFEHDKSVGAVVVGLDPRINYYKLQYGTLCIRENPGCLFIATNRDSVGHMTNLQEWPGAGCMVAAICGSTQKEPIVVGKPSTFMMDFLLERYNISCSRMCMVGDRLDTDILFGQNAGCKTLLVLSGVTTLPTLEDPSNTILPDYYTSKVSDIFDLMS, via the exons atgaactcttcttctccttcaacTCACCAACTCTCCGCTCACAACATCGGACACCTCATCGATTCCGTCGATGCTTTTCTCTTCGACTGCGATG GTGTCATCTGGAAGGGCGACTCCCTCATCGATGGCGTCCCACACACACTTGACTGGCTTCGATCAAAG GGAAAGAAGCTCGTGTTTGTTACCAACAATTCCACGAAATCAAGAAGCCAATACGCCAAAAAGTTCCAATCCCTCGGCATTTCAGTCAACCag GATGAGATATTCTCTTCCTCATTTGCAGCTGCTATGTTCTTGAAAGTCCGTAAATTTCCCCAAGATAAGAAG GTCTATGTTATAGGTGGAGAAGGGATATTAGAAGAGTTGCAGCTAGCTGGCTTTACAGGTCTTGGTGGCCCA GAAGATGGTGAAAAGACAGCAGAGCTGAAACCAAATTCTCTCTTTGAACACGATAAGAGT GTAGGAGCAGTTGTAGTTGGATTGGACCCACGTATCAACTATTACAAGCTTCA ATATGGCACTCTATGCATTCGTGAGAATCCAGGATGCTTGTTCATCGCCACCAACCGAGACTCTGTGGGGCACATGACTAATTTACAGGAATGGCCAG GTGCCGGGTGCATGGTTGCAGCCATATGTGGATCAACTCAGAAGGAGCCAATTGTAGTTGGGAAGCCCTCTACTTTCATGATGGACTTTTTGCTAGAAAG ataTAATATAAGCTGCTCCAGAATGTGTATGGTTGGTGACAGATTAGACACTGATATTTTGTTTGGGCAGAATGCTGGCTGTAAAACTCTCCTTGTTCTTTCAG GTGTGACAACCCTCCCAACCCTTGAAGATCCTTCAAACACTATCCTACCAGATTATTATACCAGCAAGGTGTCCGACATTTTTGACTTGATGTCTTGA
- the LOC115707419 gene encoding LOW QUALITY PROTEIN: oligopeptide transporter 1 (The sequence of the model RefSeq protein was modified relative to this genomic sequence to represent the inferred CDS: inserted 1 base in 1 codon) codes for MTILKLTSTMEHAVIPLSYHNNNKLNDHLDTQNHIPESYDQDEVNDSPIEQVRLTVPITDDPSLACLTFRTWVLGIVSCAVLAFLNQFFGYRQNALYISSVSAQIVVLPVGMFMAAKLPNKSIRIPVLNWSFSLNPGPFNLKEHVLITIFANSGSNSVYAVNIITIVKAFYFRDIHPLAAILLTLTTQMLGYGWAGIFRKFLVDSPYMWWPANLVQVSLFRALHDVEKRPKGGLTRLQFFILVLASSFAYYVVPNYLFPSITALSFVCWIWKDSVTAQQIGSGLRGLGVGSFALDWSTVAGFLGSPLATPGFAIINIMAGFCIIVYILIPIAYWTNSYQAKRFPIFSSHVFDANGQNYNVSLVLNEATFQFNQQGYDQYSKINLSIFFAYAYGLSFATLAATLSHVALFHGRSIWQQTKATFRDKFGDVHTRLMKKNYEAVPDWWFYTLLAVVLALAMLACEGFGRQLQLPYWGVLLAISMALIFTLPIGVITATTNQQPGLNVITELIIGYIYPGKPLANVAFKTYGYISMTQAIMFLSDFKLGHYMKIPPKSMFLVQLVGTIVATSVYFGTAWWLLTSVENICQPSKLPEGSPWTCPGDDVFYNASIIWGVVGPRRMFGPLGLYPKMNYFFLIGALAPVPAWLLSRAFPTKKYXGLIHMPIILSGAGSMPPARAVNYICWGVVGVFFNFVVYRRFKEWWARHNYILSAGLDAGVAFMAILCYFTLQIKDINGMRWWGLDLDDHCPLASCPTAPGIKVDGCPVFS; via the exons ATGACCATACTTAAATTGACAAGCACTATGGAACATGCTGTGATCCCTCTCTCATATCACAATAACAACAAGCTTAATGATCATCTTGATACTCAAAATCATATACCTGAAAGTTATG ATCAAGATGAAGTAAATGATTCTCCAATCGAGCAAGTCAGGCTAACGGTTCCCATCACAGACGACCCGTCGTTGGCATGCCTGACTTTCCGAACATGGGTTCTGGGGATTGTTTCATGTGCCGTTTTGGCATTTCTAAACCAATTCTTTGGTTACCGTCAAAATGCTCTATACATTTCATCTGTTTCAGCTCAAATTGTGGTTCTTCCAGTTGGGATGTTTATGGCAGCAAAACTACCAAACAAATCGATTCGGATACCAGTTTTGAATTGGTCATTTTCACTGAATCCAGGACCCTTTAACTTGAAAGAGCATGTTTTGATCACAATATTTGCTAATTCTGGTTCAAACTCTGTTTATGCTGTGAACATCATCACCATTGTCAAGGCTTTCTACTTCAGGGACATTCATCCTCTTGCAGCTATATTGTTAACACTAACTACTCAG ATGCTGGGGTATGGCTGGGCAGGAATTTTTCGGAAGTTTCTTGTTGATTCTCCTTACATGTGGTGGCCAGCCAACTTGGTTCAAGTGTCCCTCTTCAG GGCGTTACATGATGTAGAGAAAAGGCCAAAAGGAGGCTTAACAAGGCTACAGTTTTTCATATTGGTCCTTGCATCAAGTTTTGCATACTATGTTGTTCCCAACTATCTATTTCCATCAATAACAGCTCTTTCCTTTGTTTGTTGGATATGGAAGGACTCAGTCACAGCCCAGCAGATTGGTTCTGGTCTTCGTGGACTCGGTGTTGGCTCGTTCGCCCTTGATTGGTCAACAGTAGCTGGCTTCTTGGGATCTCCCTTAGCCACCCCTGGATTTGCTATCATTAACATTATGGCTGGTTTCTGCATAATTGTCTACATATTAATCCCAATTGCATACTGGACTAACTCTTACCAGGCCAAGAGATTTCCCATTTTCTCATCACATGTGTTCGATGCCAATGGCCAAAATTATAATGTTTCACTAGTTTTGAATGAGGCTACCTTCCAATTTAATCAGCAGGGATATGATCAATATAGCAAAATTAATCTCAGCATCTTCTTTGCTTATGCTTATGGTTTGAGCTTTGCAACTTTGGCTGCAACACTTTCTCACGTTGCTCTCTTTCACGGAAG ATCAATTTGGCAACAGACAAAAGCAACATTCAGAGATAAGTTTGGTGATGTCCACACGAGACTGATGAAGAAGAATTATGAGGCTGTTCCAGACTGGTGGTTCTACACACTCTTAGCTGTGGTTCTTGCACTTGCTATGCTTGCTTGTGAAGGCTTTGGTAGACAATTGCAGCTCCCTTACTGGGGTGTCCTTCTAGCTATTAGCATGGCCCTGATTTTCACTCTCCCAATTGGGGTCATCACAGCCACTACAAATCAA CAACCAGGACTAAATGTAATCACTGAACTCATCATTGGTTATATATATCCAGGAAAACCATTAGCAAATGTTGCATTTAAGACCTATGGTTACATAAGCATGACTCAAGCAATAATGTTCCTTTCGGATTTCAAATTGGGACACTACATGAAAATCCCTCCCAAGTCCATGTTCCTAGTTCAG CTAGTGGGAACAATAGTAGCCACCTCAGTCTACTTCGGCACAGCATGGTGGCTACTCACATCAGTAGAAAATATTTGCCAACCCTCAAAGCTACCAGAAGGAAGCCCATGGACGTGTCCAGGAGACGACGTTTTCTACAACGCCTCGATTATCTGGGGCGTTGTGGGCCCACGTCGAATGTTCGGCCCATTGGGCTTGTACCCAAAGATGAACTACTTCTTCCTTATTGGAGCTCTAGCTCCGGTGCCGGCATGGCTCCTCTCCCGGGCGTTTCCCACCAAAAAAT GGGGTCTGATTCATATGCCCATTATTCTTAGTGGCGCCGGATCAATGCCACCGGCGAGAGCCGTGAACTACATATGCTGGGGCGTGGTGGGGGTGTTCTTCAACTTTGTTGTTTACCGGCGATTCAAAGAGTGGTGGGCTCGGCATAACTATATATTGTCAGCTGGGCTGGATGCGGGAGTGGCATTCATGGCGATTCTGTGCTATTTTACTTTGCAGATTAAGGACATAAATGGAATGAGATGGTGGGGTTTGGATTTGGACGATCACTGCCCTTTGGCCAGCTGTCCTACGGCGCCGGGAATCAAAGTCGATGGTTGCCCTGTTTTCAGTTGA